The following coding sequences are from one Ammoniphilus sp. CFH 90114 window:
- a CDS encoding branched-chain amino acid ABC transporter permease, whose product MLTQQLINGLTLGSTYALVALGYTLIFGVLEIINMAHGAIFMFGAFVGLMTVVYYQGSILTAIIAAVAVTVVLGLLLEWFALRPLRGKKGVSHLASLISTIGVSIILENLAHKLFGAETQPFPIPFNNIIFEVGTTRISLVQIIIFAIAVAVMVMLQIWLGKTKYGKALRAAAENMETASLLGVNTKKIVIMTVMLASALGGLAGVLVGMGFNAVAPTMGISMGLKGLAIIILGGMGNVPGAMAGGLILGVTEVFAVAYGDSAYRDAVAFGMIILILLLRPQGLFGSGQPVRR is encoded by the coding sequence ATGTTAACGCAACAGCTCATCAATGGTTTGACCCTCGGAAGTACGTATGCCCTAGTTGCACTAGGGTATACGTTAATTTTCGGGGTGTTAGAGATCATTAATATGGCCCACGGAGCTATCTTTATGTTTGGGGCTTTTGTCGGTCTTATGACCGTCGTTTATTATCAAGGCTCGATTTTGACAGCGATTATTGCAGCCGTTGCTGTAACCGTTGTTCTAGGTCTTTTATTAGAATGGTTCGCGCTTAGACCTTTGCGAGGGAAAAAAGGGGTATCTCATCTAGCCTCCTTAATCAGTACCATTGGAGTATCGATTATCTTGGAGAATCTAGCTCATAAGCTGTTTGGAGCTGAAACACAACCCTTCCCTATTCCCTTCAACAACATTATCTTCGAAGTTGGAACCACTCGTATTTCCTTAGTGCAAATCATTATTTTTGCTATTGCAGTAGCTGTTATGGTAATGTTACAGATTTGGTTAGGTAAAACGAAGTATGGTAAGGCGCTAAGAGCGGCTGCAGAGAACATGGAAACTGCCAGCTTACTAGGGGTGAATACGAAAAAAATCGTGATCATGACCGTCATGTTGGCTTCTGCGCTCGGTGGTCTAGCTGGCGTACTCGTAGGTATGGGATTTAACGCAGTAGCTCCTACTATGGGAATATCGATGGGTCTTAAAGGACTAGCTATCATTATTCTTGGGGGAATGGGCAACGTACCAGGCGCTATGGCTGGTGGTTTGATTCTTGGGGTAACTGAGGTATTTGCAGTTGCTTACGGAGACTCCGCTTACCGTGATGCCGTGGCATTTGGAATGATTATTCTTATATTATTGCTTCGTCCACAGGGACTCTTTGGCTCTGGGCAACCAGTTAGGCGGTGA